In Vibrio alfacsensis, the following proteins share a genomic window:
- a CDS encoding glycoside hydrolase family 3 protein, whose protein sequence is MNNNQISQAQKNLAPVSRQAAAEGIVLLKNSDAVLPFRSQDTVSLFGRCQINTYRSGTGSGGAVNVPYAISALEGLRANGKIRLNEDLVTTYQDWIADHPFDDGGGGWAAEPWFQEEMPLSDEQVAKAAAQSNKAVVFIGRTAGEDQDNADEAGSYRLTEKELDMIAKVNRHFSDVIVVMNVTNIMDMAWLNTVENNGSIKAVLYSWAAGMEGGHGLADVLSGDQSPSGRLTDSIAYHLADYPSSANFGRTDRNIYAEDIYVGYRYFETFNPEVVQFEFGAGLSYTEFQCELVTYKIEGAGADSVIHFDIKVTNLGKEFAGKEVVQLYVEAPQGELGKPSRVLAGFTKTQVIQPGANEQVRVSVPVASLASYDDSGVTGHRSCYVLEAGTYQFCLGASVRHAQTIAATLDLEALLVIEALSEACAPIHEFERIKPAQKNDNGVFQVSYEAAPQRTVNLAERIQANMPRSLEMTGNQGITLMDVKEGKANLEAFIAQMAPEQLATIVRGEGMCSPKVTPGTAAAFGGVSDSLFEMGIPVAAAADGPSGIRMDSGHKATQVPIGTLLGCTWNESLNEELFYLIGEELRANQIDTLLGPGINIHRHPLNGRNFEYFSEDPFMTGVMAAAQTRGLSNAGVSGTIKHYAANDQETARVDVDSIMSERALREVHIKPFEMAVKQGQATTIMTSYNPVNGHWAASNYDLNTTILRGEWGYTGIVMTDWWAKMNDPVQAGEESKTFTSFMVRAQNDLYMVVGNDGAESNAMGDDTLAALENGTLTIGELQRSAMNICRFIMAAPVMGRPLKAYEPIKTFVALDEAPKEHVRLIDQHIVLNTKTNASVVVEVSESGVYQFDGVMKYERDSLAQSSCSLFLNSEFSMTLALHGTDGELITVEGLQVKLNPGFYTLDIDFVKPGLELEKIIMTKQ, encoded by the coding sequence ATGAACAATAATCAAATTAGCCAAGCGCAAAAAAATCTTGCCCCTGTGAGCCGACAAGCGGCAGCAGAAGGGATTGTCCTACTTAAGAATTCCGACGCAGTGCTACCGTTTCGCTCTCAAGATACGGTTTCCCTGTTTGGTCGTTGCCAAATCAATACTTATCGAAGCGGTACAGGATCGGGTGGTGCGGTAAACGTACCTTACGCGATCAGTGCGTTAGAAGGATTACGTGCCAACGGAAAGATTCGTCTGAATGAAGACCTTGTTACAACCTATCAAGATTGGATTGCAGACCACCCGTTTGATGATGGCGGCGGTGGTTGGGCGGCTGAACCATGGTTCCAAGAAGAAATGCCATTGAGTGATGAGCAAGTGGCGAAAGCGGCGGCTCAATCGAACAAAGCCGTGGTTTTTATCGGTCGTACTGCTGGAGAAGATCAAGACAACGCGGATGAAGCGGGCAGTTACCGTCTGACTGAGAAAGAGTTGGACATGATCGCGAAAGTGAACCGCCATTTCTCAGACGTGATCGTCGTCATGAACGTGACCAACATCATGGACATGGCTTGGTTAAATACGGTGGAAAACAATGGCTCAATTAAAGCCGTACTCTACAGCTGGGCTGCGGGTATGGAAGGCGGCCATGGTCTTGCGGATGTGCTTTCTGGCGATCAGTCACCAAGTGGTCGATTGACGGATTCAATTGCGTATCATCTTGCGGATTACCCATCGTCTGCAAACTTTGGTCGAACTGATCGCAACATCTACGCAGAAGATATTTATGTTGGCTATCGCTACTTTGAAACGTTCAACCCAGAAGTAGTGCAATTTGAGTTTGGTGCTGGCTTGTCTTACACCGAATTTCAATGCGAATTAGTGACGTATAAGATCGAAGGTGCGGGAGCTGATTCGGTTATTCATTTTGATATCAAGGTGACCAACCTTGGCAAAGAGTTTGCGGGTAAAGAGGTTGTTCAACTCTATGTTGAAGCACCGCAAGGGGAGCTCGGTAAGCCATCACGAGTACTTGCAGGCTTTACCAAAACACAGGTTATCCAACCAGGTGCAAATGAACAAGTCCGAGTCTCTGTACCGGTTGCATCTTTGGCCTCTTATGACGATAGCGGCGTGACGGGCCATCGCAGTTGCTACGTTTTAGAAGCGGGGACTTATCAGTTCTGCTTGGGTGCCAGTGTGCGTCATGCTCAAACTATTGCAGCAACATTGGATCTAGAAGCGCTGTTGGTAATTGAAGCGCTAAGTGAAGCTTGTGCACCTATCCATGAGTTTGAACGCATCAAGCCAGCACAAAAAAATGACAATGGTGTGTTCCAAGTGAGCTATGAAGCTGCACCACAACGAACGGTGAATTTGGCAGAACGTATTCAAGCTAATATGCCTCGCAGCTTAGAAATGACAGGCAATCAAGGCATTACGCTGATGGATGTAAAAGAGGGCAAGGCCAATTTAGAAGCATTCATTGCTCAGATGGCACCGGAGCAGCTTGCCACGATCGTACGTGGTGAGGGGATGTGCAGCCCGAAAGTAACTCCGGGAACGGCGGCTGCATTTGGTGGTGTGTCCGATAGCCTATTTGAAATGGGAATTCCGGTCGCGGCGGCGGCTGATGGCCCGTCAGGTATTCGTATGGACAGCGGTCACAAGGCTACGCAAGTACCGATTGGCACTTTGTTAGGCTGTACTTGGAATGAATCGTTAAACGAAGAGTTGTTCTACCTTATCGGCGAAGAATTACGCGCTAACCAAATTGATACGTTACTTGGCCCTGGGATCAATATTCATCGTCATCCGTTAAACGGTCGTAACTTTGAGTATTTCTCTGAAGACCCATTTATGACGGGGGTGATGGCCGCTGCGCAAACGCGTGGGTTAAGTAATGCCGGCGTGTCTGGGACGATTAAGCACTATGCGGCGAACGATCAGGAAACGGCTCGCGTAGATGTGGACAGTATCATGTCTGAACGTGCGCTGCGTGAAGTGCATATTAAACCGTTCGAAATGGCAGTGAAACAAGGTCAAGCCACAACCATCATGACGTCATATAACCCTGTTAACGGTCATTGGGCAGCGTCGAACTATGATTTAAATACCACGATTTTGCGTGGAGAGTGGGGGTACACCGGGATCGTGATGACGGACTGGTGGGCGAAAATGAACGATCCGGTGCAAGCTGGCGAAGAAAGCAAAACGTTCACCTCATTTATGGTGCGAGCGCAAAATGATCTTTATATGGTGGTGGGAAATGACGGCGCAGAAAGCAATGCGATGGGTGACGATACACTGGCTGCTCTGGAAAATGGCACGTTGACCATTGGTGAACTGCAACGCAGTGCGATGAATATCTGCCGCTTTATTATGGCTGCACCAGTGATGGGTCGCCCTCTGAAAGCTTATGAGCCGATTAAGACGTTTGTTGCATTAGACGAAGCTCCGAAAGAGCATGTGCGACTTATCGATCAGCACATTGTCTTGAATACCAAAACTAATGCATCGGTCGTGGTTGAGGTGAGTGAGTCTGGTGTGTATCAATTTGATGGTGTAATGAAGTATGAGCGAGATTCGTTGGCTCAATCTTCGTGCAGTTTGTTCCTAAATAGTGAATTTAGTATGACGCTAGCACTGCACGGAACGGATGGTGAATTGATTACGGTAGAGGGCCTACAAGTGAAGCTCAATCCAGGGTTTTATACATTGGATATTGACTTTGTGAAGCCAGGCCTTGAGCTAGAAAAAATTATTATGACGAAGCAGTAA
- a CDS encoding MATE family efflux transporter, which translates to MPKSQHINQRMSIVALAWPILVEILLRTALGTSDVFMLSGYSDKAVSAVGVITQLTFFLIIVSTFVSSGTGILIAQYNGAGREKDSVDVGVASIALSVIIGVLLSVLAVIGALFFLPYYGLEAQVEHYAREYLLISGAMTFNVTMGIVFTTILRSHGYSRSPMVVNLISGVFNIMGNYIALYQPFGLPVYGVQGVAVATVVSQVIGTIMLGVILSRSSIEVPMSKLKQVPNDVYKKILKIGGMNAGEVLSYNMAQICIVYFVVQMGTSSLAALTYAQNIARFSFAFSLAIGQAAQIQTGYYIGKGWVTSILKRVQIYFVVGFIASTTATTLIYLFRDDILRVFTDQPEILALTGSLIMGSILLEAGRVFNLIFISALKGAGDIKFPVQMGILSMWGFGVLFSYIFGIHMGYGVLGAWMAMALDEWVRGIIMARRWRSQVWTKFKVS; encoded by the coding sequence ATGCCGAAGAGCCAACACATCAACCAACGCATGTCCATTGTGGCGTTGGCTTGGCCGATACTTGTAGAAATATTGCTAAGGACAGCGTTAGGAACCAGTGATGTGTTCATGCTGAGTGGATATTCCGATAAAGCCGTGTCCGCGGTCGGTGTTATCACTCAGCTTACGTTTTTCCTTATCATTGTTTCGACGTTCGTCAGCAGCGGAACGGGGATATTGATCGCCCAGTACAATGGGGCAGGGCGAGAGAAAGACTCGGTCGACGTTGGTGTTGCCAGTATTGCGTTGTCTGTGATCATTGGTGTCTTGCTCAGTGTGCTTGCGGTGATTGGTGCGTTATTCTTCTTGCCTTACTACGGTTTGGAAGCGCAAGTTGAGCACTACGCTCGAGAATACTTGCTGATCAGCGGAGCGATGACGTTTAACGTCACCATGGGTATTGTATTTACCACGATATTGCGTAGCCATGGTTATTCTCGTTCTCCGATGGTCGTGAACCTGATCAGTGGTGTGTTCAATATTATGGGTAACTACATTGCCCTGTACCAGCCATTTGGTTTACCTGTATATGGCGTGCAAGGTGTGGCGGTGGCAACGGTGGTGAGCCAAGTGATTGGTACTATTATGCTTGGTGTGATTTTGTCACGCAGCAGCATTGAAGTGCCGATGTCTAAGCTCAAGCAAGTTCCGAACGATGTGTATAAGAAAATACTCAAAATCGGCGGCATGAATGCGGGTGAAGTGCTGTCATACAACATGGCGCAAATTTGTATTGTTTATTTTGTCGTGCAAATGGGCACCTCTTCATTAGCGGCGCTGACGTATGCGCAAAATATCGCACGTTTTTCGTTCGCGTTTTCTTTAGCGATTGGTCAGGCTGCACAAATCCAGACCGGCTATTACATTGGTAAAGGATGGGTGACAAGCATCCTCAAGCGCGTACAAATTTATTTTGTGGTGGGCTTTATTGCTTCAACCACGGCAACCACGTTGATTTATCTCTTTAGAGACGACATATTGCGTGTGTTTACCGACCAACCAGAAATTTTGGCTTTGACTGGGTCTTTGATCATGGGCTCGATTTTGCTGGAAGCGGGCCGAGTATTTAACCTGATATTTATCTCTGCGCTGAAAGGGGCGGGAGACATTAAATTTCCGGTACAGATGGGCATCTTAAGCATGTGGGGATTCGGCGTATTGTTCTCCTACATCTTTGGTATTCATATGGGTTATGGCGTGCTAGGTGCATGGATGGCAATGGCCTTGGATGAATGGGTACGAGGCATCATCATGGCAAGACGCTGGCGCTCGCAAGTCTGGACCAAGTTTAAGGTTAGTTAA
- a CDS encoding TRAP transporter substrate-binding protein — MPTLRLLFSAALSFAFLFNAFSAAASEKVYRLKLAETWGPNTPILGDASKNMAKLANEMSNGRLIIRIDSANKHKAPLGIFDMVKSGQYDLGHSSSYYWKGKVPNTLYFSSMPFGMISTEQYAWFYRGGGMALMEKVYAPHNLLSFPGGNSDIQMGGWFKKEINSLDDLQGLKIRIPGFAGEVMAKVGAKPVNIAPGELYTSLERGTIDALEWVGPAFDLRMGFQKIAPYYYTAWHEPGSETQFLVNKKVWEKLPADLQTILETAFRVAAFDMYTQALDANANSWATMSAEYPDIKVRDFPPEVLNAMQTATQALLQEQASNDPLAKEIIESQQQYLNKIRAWTDISSKAYLDANSNQ; from the coding sequence ATGCCCACCTTACGCTTACTCTTTTCTGCCGCCCTCAGTTTCGCATTTCTTTTTAACGCTTTTTCTGCCGCCGCTTCAGAAAAAGTCTACCGCCTTAAACTGGCGGAAACATGGGGTCCCAATACGCCCATTTTAGGTGATGCCAGTAAAAATATGGCCAAGCTCGCAAATGAAATGTCCAATGGTCGACTCATTATTCGTATTGATTCGGCCAATAAGCATAAAGCCCCACTTGGTATTTTTGATATGGTTAAATCAGGTCAATATGACCTAGGCCATTCGAGTTCGTACTACTGGAAAGGTAAGGTGCCTAACACGCTTTACTTTTCTTCGATGCCATTTGGTATGATCTCAACTGAACAATACGCATGGTTTTATCGTGGCGGTGGTATGGCGTTGATGGAAAAAGTGTACGCTCCCCACAATCTGTTGTCGTTTCCGGGCGGTAACTCAGATATCCAAATGGGTGGATGGTTTAAGAAAGAAATCAACTCACTTGATGACTTACAAGGTCTCAAGATCCGCATTCCTGGCTTTGCCGGAGAAGTGATGGCAAAAGTCGGCGCAAAGCCAGTAAACATCGCACCAGGTGAATTGTATACCTCTCTAGAGCGCGGAACGATTGATGCGTTGGAGTGGGTTGGCCCTGCGTTCGATCTAAGAATGGGATTTCAAAAAATTGCCCCTTACTATTACACCGCATGGCATGAGCCAGGATCTGAAACTCAGTTCCTAGTGAACAAAAAAGTATGGGAAAAGCTGCCTGCCGACCTTCAAACTATCCTCGAAACGGCGTTTCGTGTTGCGGCTTTTGATATGTACACCCAAGCGTTGGACGCGAATGCAAACAGCTGGGCAACCATGAGCGCAGAATACCCAGATATTAAAGTTCGTGACTTTCCGCCAGAAGTGCTCAACGCAATGCAAACTGCAACTCAAGCCTTGCTGCAAGAACAAGCAAGCAACGACCCTTTAGCCAAAGAAATCATTGAATCGCAACAACAGTATTTAAACAAAATTCGTGCTTGGACGGACATTTCATCCAAAGCCTATTTAGACGCAAACTCCAATCAATAA
- a CDS encoding pseudouridine synthase, translating into MHSPEHCFTQFTADISGYDLPTQFTFPFYYTPHPLCVLAAEQLQQHLMTQTDFEHEFGLSDEQNGRGKMFGVLLVQSPLGQLGFFSAFSGKIADQNLLPGFVPPVFDMLTEESFFRRETDAINAVNAQYKAFAANPEIAQLKADIKADRAAYLQAEQAHRQVMIENRAERKQQRKQGEQNLSTEELKTLLDDLAKQSVAEKNVLKYLKQTWDEKLAIKEVRLTTLEQKLAALKEQRKDLSNSLQHKLHKQYRFLDALGAGRDLVDIFAHTTNPVPPAGSGECAAPKLLHYAYKHGFIPLALAEFWWGASPKSEVRQHKKFYPSCNSKCQPILGHMMQGLNVELNPLEENWAEDKELDILYQDDAMVIVNKPSGLLSVPGKTIKDSAYTRLQTMFPDVEGPFVIHRLDMATSGILVFALTKRANKSLQKQFISRGVQKRYMAMLEGELTEPEGEITLPMRGDPEDRPRQLVCFEHGKHAETYWQLIEVKDGRSKVYMYPKTGRTHQLRVHSAHHMGLNMPMVGDGLYGEKANRLHLHAEMLELDHPYSKERMRFLAECEF; encoded by the coding sequence ATGCACTCGCCTGAACATTGCTTTACTCAGTTTACTGCGGACATTTCCGGTTACGACTTGCCAACGCAGTTTACGTTTCCGTTCTACTATACGCCTCATCCTCTTTGTGTCTTGGCTGCTGAGCAATTACAACAGCACCTGATGACACAAACTGATTTCGAGCACGAATTTGGTTTGAGTGATGAACAGAACGGTCGCGGCAAAATGTTCGGTGTATTATTGGTACAAAGCCCGCTAGGTCAGCTTGGATTTTTTAGTGCATTCTCTGGCAAAATTGCTGATCAAAACTTACTGCCGGGCTTTGTTCCGCCCGTCTTCGATATGCTGACAGAAGAGAGTTTTTTCCGTCGCGAAACGGATGCGATCAATGCAGTAAATGCACAATACAAAGCGTTTGCCGCCAATCCAGAAATAGCACAGCTCAAAGCAGACATTAAAGCCGACCGCGCGGCGTATCTGCAAGCAGAGCAAGCACACCGACAAGTGATGATTGAAAACCGAGCCGAGCGCAAACAACAGCGTAAGCAAGGTGAGCAAAACCTTAGTACGGAAGAGTTAAAAACGCTATTAGATGATTTAGCCAAACAGAGTGTGGCAGAAAAAAACGTCCTTAAGTACCTTAAACAAACTTGGGACGAGAAACTCGCGATCAAAGAAGTGCGTCTAACCACACTAGAACAAAAGCTGGCTGCGCTGAAAGAGCAACGTAAAGATCTGTCCAACTCGCTACAACACAAATTGCACAAGCAATATCGATTTCTCGATGCACTTGGTGCAGGACGTGATTTAGTGGATATTTTTGCTCATACAACCAATCCCGTACCACCAGCAGGATCTGGCGAGTGCGCTGCACCTAAATTGCTGCATTACGCATACAAACATGGCTTCATCCCTTTGGCTCTGGCCGAGTTTTGGTGGGGAGCATCACCAAAATCGGAAGTCCGCCAACACAAAAAGTTTTACCCATCTTGCAATAGTAAATGCCAACCGATATTAGGCCACATGATGCAAGGCTTGAATGTGGAGCTAAATCCACTAGAAGAAAACTGGGCAGAAGATAAAGAACTCGACATTCTTTATCAAGATGACGCAATGGTGATAGTAAACAAGCCATCAGGTCTACTTTCTGTGCCGGGTAAAACCATCAAAGATTCCGCATACACGCGTTTACAAACAATGTTCCCTGACGTTGAGGGACCCTTTGTGATCCATCGTCTTGATATGGCGACGTCTGGCATCTTAGTGTTCGCTTTAACCAAACGTGCAAATAAAAGCTTACAAAAACAGTTCATCTCGCGTGGTGTGCAAAAACGCTATATGGCAATGCTAGAGGGCGAGTTAACGGAACCTGAGGGTGAAATCACACTGCCAATGCGTGGCGATCCAGAAGACCGACCTCGTCAACTGGTCTGCTTCGAGCACGGAAAGCACGCGGAAACTTACTGGCAGCTTATTGAAGTAAAAGACGGGCGCAGCAAAGTCTACATGTACCCAAAAACAGGCCGCACCCATCAACTTCGTGTCCACAGCGCGCACCATATGGGCCTAAACATGCCAATGGTTGGCGATGGGCTGTATGGTGAAAAAGCAAACCGCCTACACCTGCATGCAGAGATGTTAGAGTTAGACCACCCTTACAGCAAAGAGCGCATGCGCTTCTTAGCTGAGTGTGAGTTCTAA
- a CDS encoding Cof-type HAD-IIB family hydrolase, whose translation MSQASIKFIAADMDGTLLDQYGRLDPEFFDLFLQLEEKGIMFSAASGRQYYSLRDTFAPIQDRMIYVADNGTMVMYQDKELYSCTIPKVEIDALVKAVREIEGAYFVLCGKRSAYIETQEPKALEEFQKYYHRCEYVPNVLAVEDEFIKVAICHFGGTEELVFPSMHAQFGSTHQVVVSAKIWLDIMNAEASKGAAIKHLQKTMNFGPEETMAFGDYFNDIEMLKVSAHSYAMENAHEAVKKIARFSAPSNRDSGVMKVIREKVLKAD comes from the coding sequence ATGTCACAAGCTAGCATTAAATTTATCGCCGCCGATATGGATGGCACTTTACTCGATCAATATGGTCGTTTGGACCCTGAATTCTTTGATCTGTTTTTACAGTTAGAAGAAAAGGGCATCATGTTCTCGGCAGCATCTGGCCGTCAGTATTACAGTTTGCGCGATACGTTTGCACCAATTCAGGACCGAATGATCTACGTTGCCGACAATGGCACAATGGTGATGTATCAAGATAAAGAGCTGTACAGTTGTACGATCCCAAAAGTTGAGATTGACGCATTGGTCAAAGCGGTGCGTGAAATTGAGGGAGCATACTTTGTGTTGTGTGGTAAGCGATCGGCATATATTGAAACTCAGGAGCCAAAAGCACTCGAAGAGTTTCAAAAATACTACCATCGTTGTGAATACGTGCCTAATGTACTTGCTGTGGAAGATGAGTTCATTAAAGTGGCGATTTGTCACTTTGGTGGAACGGAAGAATTGGTTTTTCCATCAATGCATGCGCAGTTTGGTAGCACTCATCAAGTGGTCGTGAGTGCTAAGATTTGGCTGGATATTATGAATGCTGAAGCATCAAAAGGGGCGGCGATAAAGCACTTACAAAAGACGATGAACTTTGGACCAGAAGAAACCATGGCTTTTGGCGATTACTTTAATGATATCGAGATGCTCAAAGTCAGTGCTCACTCTTATGCAATGGAAAATGCCCACGAAGCCGTGAAGAAAATCGCGCGTTTTTCTGCACCAAGCAATCGCGATTCTGGCGTGATGAAAGTGATACGAGAGAAAGTACTTAAAGCTGATTGA
- a CDS encoding GGDEF domain-containing protein — translation MANLNTLSPGPISTRSKALLVTFALALLLANIALLKETRALTQTYSNQQNQATWFLFHLSKELSELVGEARRLNESVINIDSTVLQYELAWSRFDLLINNKEADSFLSREEVRQYFISLFDKFIQLEPILVEAKTGSNVAANQFYRATQNLYLEMIDYVTLNFRVASPLYEQQQQKAYQLLQAQYILLGIFVLSVAMLTYFYQRESKFHRKQALSDPLTNLANRSALFIDLHQREKSSTPFSLLLLDLNGFKDINDTMGHQIGDQVLIEVSDRLKHMALDDFRVYRMGGDEFAILINVSELEEIDEVAHHINAMFEKPIQHSQYVRHLSTSFGVARYPHDADNIDFLINIADKRMYKMKFQR, via the coding sequence ATGGCCAACCTCAACACGCTCAGCCCAGGACCAATTTCAACGCGAAGCAAAGCATTATTAGTCACTTTTGCTTTAGCATTACTGCTCGCCAACATTGCTTTACTAAAAGAGACTCGAGCGCTTACACAAACCTATTCTAATCAACAAAACCAAGCCACATGGTTTTTATTCCATCTTTCAAAAGAACTTTCAGAACTCGTCGGAGAAGCTCGACGCTTAAACGAAAGTGTGATCAACATTGATAGTACAGTGCTGCAATATGAATTGGCTTGGAGTCGGTTTGATTTGCTTATCAACAACAAAGAAGCGGATTCTTTCTTGTCTCGCGAAGAGGTGCGTCAGTACTTCATTTCACTGTTTGATAAGTTTATCCAATTGGAGCCCATCCTAGTGGAAGCTAAAACCGGCAGCAATGTCGCGGCAAACCAGTTCTATCGTGCCACTCAAAATCTCTATCTTGAAATGATTGATTACGTCACCCTAAACTTTCGAGTTGCCAGCCCACTGTACGAGCAACAGCAGCAAAAGGCCTACCAGTTACTTCAAGCACAATACATATTGTTAGGCATTTTCGTGCTGAGTGTCGCGATGCTCACCTACTTTTATCAACGTGAATCCAAATTCCATCGCAAGCAGGCTCTAAGTGATCCTCTTACTAACCTCGCCAATCGCAGCGCACTGTTTATCGATTTGCATCAGCGCGAGAAAAGCAGCACACCATTTTCACTGCTGTTACTCGATTTAAACGGCTTTAAAGACATCAACGACACCATGGGGCATCAGATTGGGGACCAAGTGTTAATTGAAGTTTCAGATCGTTTAAAACACATGGCGCTGGACGATTTTCGTGTCTATCGTATGGGCGGTGATGAGTTTGCAATTCTCATCAATGTAAGTGAACTAGAGGAAATTGATGAGGTGGCTCACCATATCAATGCGATGTTTGAAAAACCCATTCAGCATTCTCAATACGTTCGCCACCTATCTACCAGCTTCGGCGTCGCAAGATACCCACATGATGCCGACAATATTGACTTCCTGATCAATATAGCGGATAAGCGCATGTACAAAATGAAATTCCAACGTTAA
- a CDS encoding oxidoreductase has protein sequence MKKTILTLTLCTPMVFANSLQFSQPESSDVILSLSDLEAFPATTYHTSLPWLERPEKFIGVKLSTLLVSAYGEVPNTVELRALNDYHAYLSKQDILQYQPIVAYKQNDHYIKIRHKGPYWLIYPLAEYPEINISQYHSQMVWQLNRIKIK, from the coding sequence ATGAAAAAAACGATACTCACTTTGACTTTGTGCACCCCTATGGTTTTTGCGAACTCATTACAGTTTAGTCAGCCTGAAAGTTCCGATGTCATCTTATCTTTAAGCGATTTAGAAGCTTTTCCTGCAACGACATACCACACATCACTTCCTTGGCTAGAACGCCCTGAAAAATTTATTGGGGTTAAGCTCAGTACGTTACTCGTTAGTGCCTATGGTGAAGTGCCAAATACAGTAGAACTCAGAGCGTTAAACGATTACCACGCCTATCTATCCAAACAAGACATTCTTCAATATCAACCGATAGTGGCATACAAGCAAAACGATCATTACATCAAAATAAGACACAAAGGGCCTTACTGGCTAATCTACCCGTTAGCTGAATACCCAGAAATAAATATCAGCCAATACCATTCTCAAATGGTGTGGCAACTCAATCGCATAAAAATAAAATAA
- a CDS encoding DUF805 domain-containing protein: MFDWYYKVILNYTVFSGRARRLEYWYFTLVNVLVNLVMAIIDRLIGLVVHIENFGFFGMIYALFIMIPSIAVTVRRLHDSGRTGWWALIALVPIIGIVVLLYFLVQDSEEGSNQYGANPKA, translated from the coding sequence GTGTTTGATTGGTATTATAAGGTTATCCTCAATTACACCGTGTTTAGTGGCCGAGCTAGACGCTTGGAATATTGGTATTTTACCTTAGTGAACGTATTGGTTAATTTAGTTATGGCGATCATTGACCGACTGATTGGCCTCGTTGTTCATATAGAAAATTTTGGCTTTTTTGGCATGATCTACGCACTGTTTATCATGATTCCATCCATTGCAGTGACCGTTCGACGTCTTCATGATTCTGGTCGAACAGGGTGGTGGGCACTGATCGCATTGGTGCCAATTATCGGCATTGTCGTGCTGTTGTACTTTCTTGTTCAAGATAGTGAGGAGGGCTCGAACCAGTACGGAGCGAACCCTAAAGCGTGA
- the fghA gene encoding S-formylglutathione hydrolase encodes MTIESLSQAKVFGGWHKQYTHESRALNCNMRFAIFLPPNATKSNPVPVVYWLSGLTCTDENFMQKAGAFRMAAELGIAIVAPDTSPRGDDVTDDENYDLGKGAGFYLNATQEPWSRHYHMYDYITKELPAIIESNFPVSDVKSISGHSMGGHGAITIGLKNSDQYRSISAFSPISNPMQCPWGQKAFTAYLGTDIKSWKQCDASELLKQAKSPLPILVDQGDADNFLAEQLKPEALIAAAKTHDSAVEVRMQSGYDHSYFFISTFIADHLNFHAKHLFV; translated from the coding sequence ATGACCATTGAAAGCCTAAGCCAAGCCAAAGTATTCGGTGGTTGGCATAAACAGTACACACACGAATCTCGCGCTTTGAACTGCAACATGCGCTTCGCGATCTTCTTGCCACCAAACGCAACCAAATCAAACCCAGTGCCTGTGGTTTACTGGTTGTCTGGCTTGACGTGTACCGATGAGAACTTCATGCAGAAAGCAGGCGCGTTTCGCATGGCGGCTGAGTTAGGTATCGCCATTGTGGCACCAGATACCAGCCCACGTGGTGACGACGTTACAGACGACGAAAACTACGATTTGGGTAAAGGCGCAGGTTTCTACCTAAACGCCACTCAAGAGCCATGGTCACGTCACTACCATATGTACGATTACATCACCAAAGAATTGCCTGCGATCATTGAAAGCAACTTCCCAGTCTCTGATGTGAAGTCGATTTCGGGTCACAGCATGGGTGGTCACGGTGCGATCACCATTGGTCTAAAAAATTCAGATCAGTACCGTTCAATTTCAGCGTTCAGCCCAATCAGTAACCCAATGCAATGTCCTTGGGGCCAAAAAGCGTTTACCGCCTACCTAGGCACTGATATCAAAAGCTGGAAGCAGTGCGACGCAAGCGAGTTGCTAAAGCAAGCTAAATCACCGTTGCCAATCTTGGTAGACCAAGGTGATGCGGATAACTTCCTTGCTGAGCAATTGAAGCCTGAGGCGTTAATCGCCGCAGCAAAAACACACGATTCAGCGGTAGAAGTTCGCATGCAATCCGGCTATGACCACAGCTACTTCTTTATCTCGACTTTCATTGCCGATCACCTCAACTTCCACGCAAAGCACTTATTTGTTTGA